GTTAAACAATCCATTCCCGTCCTTATAGGCGGAAGGGCTGTTAATGTTCATGACGTCGCAGCCTTGCGTTCCGCGTTGAAAGCCCCTTTTCTCTATTACAGCTGCAATGTCACCGATCTTCTGCCGGTTGTTCAAAAAGCGCTGAAGCTCGAGCCCCCGGCCATGCCCCTCCATGGTAAAGGAAAACCCTTCTTTCTTTTCGAGGAAGAAAAGGCTCTCGCTGAAGAGATGGGGCTATGGATCTTAGAAGGAAACAGGGACCATGTGGTTATTCATGAAAGAACCCGACAATGGTGCGGCGAGTGCCCTGGCAACATAAACCGCACATGTCCTATGAGCAGCGGCTATTTTGTCCAGAGATCCATACAAGAAAGCCGACTCTTTGTAGAAAAATTCCGCCGCCTGTTCCTTATCGGCCTTCCAGTGCTGAAGAGAGAAGAACGAGAAGTGGAAAGAAAGGGGAGAATAGCCATATGGCTGGCCATGAAAAAGCTTGAAGGAGCTTTTTCAAAACGTTTTTCACAGGCTGTCATGTTCAAACTGCCCATTCAGTGTCCTCTCTGCCCGCCTGAGGACTGCATCATGCCCCTGGCCAGATGCCGCCGGCCCCAGGATCAGTTTCCCATGCACGAAGAATATAATATAGACATGATGGAAACGGCCCGCGTTATTGCCGGGGACAGAAGATCAATGGAGATGTATGCCCTTCTTCTGGCCGATCCTTTTCCAAAGGAAAAAGTAAACCAGGATAGATGCCCCGAAAGCAAAGAGAGAAAAGCCCCTGAACGCCCACGAGATTCCTGCCAAGGCTGATGCATATCCAATATAGACCGGCAGAAGGGTCCAGCTGATATCCATGGAAAAATACACCATGGATGATGCCCTCCCTCTGAATCGCTCAGGAATCATATCTCCAATAAGGGCGAGGTGAGTGGGATATCCGTACCCAACTGCAGCGCCGTAGAGGAAACCAAAGAAGGCGATCATGAAATTCGAAGCGGCGAAGGAAGCGCCGAAAAGGGCCAGTCCCATGGCCCCAAAGGATGGAGCTGCTATGACCGTTCGCGGTACCCTCTCATAAAGCCCACTGCCAAAGAGCCTGATAATAATCGCTCCGATGGAAATAGCCACCATATAGACTGATGGGTTGAGACCTCTGCCAATGGCAAGACTTGATACATAGGCAATGGACGCATCCGTAAGTCCCAGGAAAACACAGGAAATCAGAAGAAATTTTATGGGCGTTTCCTTGAAAAGAGCCGCATAAGAAGTTTTTTGAGTTTTGTTCGAAGAAAAATCCTGCTGGACAGGGGGGAGAAGAAAGGCCATGGACATTGCCCAAAGGGATGCCGCGGAAGCCATGAGCAGATAGGGAAGGTCCCAGCCCCGGTTAATAAAAAGTTCAGCCAGAGGAATAATGGTAAAAGCTGTCATTACCCCCCCAATACTTGTAATAGCAAAGGCAGAACCTCGTATTCGCTCTGGAATGACAAGGGATTGGTAGGTTGTTGTGGAGACTACAAAAACACTGAAACCGCCTCCCATAAAAAGACGAATAGTATAGAGGATTCCAGGCGTATGGTCGGTAAAAGCCAACAAAAGGGCGGAAACAACGCAGATACTCGAGGCCCCAACCATGGTTCTCCGTATTCCGAAACGGTCTATAAACCACCCCGCGGTGGGACGGCATAGTGTAGCGGCAAGATAAAAAGCGCTGATGATCCAGCCAATGCGCTGAGGCTCCAGACCGGCCTTTTTCAAAAAAGGCGGCAACATGAAAAAAGTATGAGAATAAGAAAAAATAGCAAAGTAGGTAAGGAGTATAAGAATAATCCGCTTTCTCCACGATGCGAGCTCCGATCCACAGAACAATTAAATCGCCCCCTTGATGCATTCACATTAAGACCCTCCGCATTCTTTGTAAAGCCCCTTCTGCGAAGAATGTTGCCAATAGGCTATAATATCTGAGTTGACCCATAGGGGAGGAATAAAAAGTGAAGGGACCTGAACGGAGAAAGAGAATTTCTAACATTCTCAATACAAGTCAATCAGCAGTGAAGGGAAACGAGCTTGCGGAAACCTTCAATGTGAGCCGGCAGGTGATTGTTCAGGATATAGCCCTGTTGCGGGCAGAAGGGCATAACATTATAGCAACGCCCCAAGGATATATGATGCTTTCACCACACCAACCCTCCTCACTAAGATCAATTATGTGCAATCATACTGGAATCAAAGAGATGAAAGAAGAACTTGATATTATGGTGGATAATGGAGCCACTGTTATTGATGTCATGGTAGAACATCCCGTATATGGCGAGATAATAGGCAACCTCATGCTCCGAAACCATGAGGACGTGGAAGAGTTCATTGAAAAGGTTATTCAGACAAAGGCGGAACCTTTATCAATCCTGACAAGAGGCGCCCATTTTCACACATTGGAAGTACCTAATGATGCAACGTTTCAAAAGATAATCGCGGCTTTAAAGAAAAAAGGGTACTTGATGGATTGAGTTAAAACCTATATACTCCTTTACAAGTGACAAGACACTTGTAAAGGAGTTGTTCCATGTTGAGCAATAAAAATCTTCGTTCCTACGCTATCAATGTTTTTAATGGAATGGCACTGGGTTTGTTTGCTTCTCTCATTATTGGGCTTATCCTCAAACAGTTAGGCGCTTTTCTTTCTATTCCCATTCTTGAGCACTTCGGTAAAATAGCACAACTTCTTATGGCTCCAGCTATAGGGGCGGGCGTCGCTCTTAGCGTCAAATCACCGCCATTGGGGGTATTTGCTGCCTCAATTGCTGCAGCAATAGGGGCCGGATCTATCAACTTTACAGACAACGGGGCTATTCTAACTATAGGAGAACCCATGGGAGCCTTGGTGGGGAGCCTTGTGGGAGCAGAAGTCACCAAGCTCATCGCTGGGAAAACGAAGGTGGATATCGTTCTTGTCCCCGCCGCAACAATCCTCGCCGGGGGGCTGGCGGGATATTTGACCGGGCCATGGATTGCTCAGGGAATGAATTTTTTGGGAGCCCTCATCAACACGGCAACGCGCCTCCATCCATTTCCTATGGGAATTCTGGTTTCTGTACTCATGGGCATTATTCTTACCCTTCCCATTAGCAGTGCCGCTCTCGCCATAGCCCTGGGGCTCAACGGCCTTGCCGCCGGAGCTGCCACTGTAGGCTGCTGCTGTCAGATGATTGGATTTGCCGCCCAGAGCTACAAGGATAATGGTGTGGGAGGACTTATCTCCCAGGGGCTAGGTACATCCATGATTCAAATTCCCAACATTATCCGCAATCCATGGATATGGGTTCCTCCCACCCTTGCTTCCGCCATTCTCGGACCAGTAGCCACTATGGTCTTTAAGATGGAAAACAATAAGGTGGGCGCGGGAATGGGAACAAGCGGACTGGTTGGACAATTTGGAACCATAGCAACCATGGGAGGCTCCGGATGGGTGGGAATCGTGACCCTTCACTTTCTACTCCCTGCTCTCCTCAGCACTCTTTTTTGTCTTATTCTGCTGAAGGTTAAAAAGATCCGCCCCGGCGACATGAGGTTATAAAGAACACATACAAGGGGATTCCATCTACCAGGGGAATCCCCTTTTTTATAAAATATATTCAAGCCGCAAAAAGATTTACCCCCCCTTCCCATACCTTTTAATTTCATGTATTATTTTTAATAATTTATCATTTTCTTAAAAGAGCAATATTCTTCCTTTCAGGAGTGTGATTCTTTGCCCAATTATACAAATAGCAACCTCTCCACAGAAATGAGAGGGAACATCTTGCGTCGCTCTCTATGGATACTGCCTATTCTCCTAGCAACGATATGGCTCATGGGGCGCTTCTATTCTATGGAAATCGCCCAAGAGCAGGAGCTGCTCGAGAGTCTGGAATACCAAAGCAGCCTCTCACGCCTTGAAATTGCTCGCCAACGCATGGATACCGTCCTTAGCGATCTGTTCTTTTTAAACCACGTAGCAAGCTATGTATGGGTTGACGGCGTATTATCACCTCATGAGCAAGGATATATTGAAAATTTTTTTCGCTCTTTCATCGAAAACAAGGTCTATTATGACCAAATCCGCATTATCGACATGTTTGGACAGGAGTTCATCCATATTGAAAAAAGGGATGGAAGCTCTGTCATTGTGCCTCCGCATAAAAGGGATAAAAGTTCAGAGGAACATTGCTTCAATCACTCTATCAAACTGGAAAGAAACCAGGTGTACCTCTCTCCTCTTAATCCTCATCTGAACTATGAAGAGATGGAAGGTTCCTTAAAGCCCCTGCT
This region of Aminobacterium colombiense DSM 12261 genomic DNA includes:
- a CDS encoding MFS transporter; the protein is MFCGSELASWRKRIILILLTYFAIFSYSHTFFMLPPFLKKAGLEPQRIGWIISAFYLAATLCRPTAGWFIDRFGIRRTMVGASSICVVSALLLAFTDHTPGILYTIRLFMGGGFSVFVVSTTTYQSLVIPERIRGSAFAITSIGGVMTAFTIIPLAELFINRGWDLPYLLMASAASLWAMSMAFLLPPVQQDFSSNKTQKTSYAALFKETPIKFLLISCVFLGLTDASIAYVSSLAIGRGLNPSVYMVAISIGAIIIRLFGSGLYERVPRTVIAAPSFGAMGLALFGASFAASNFMIAFFGFLYGAAVGYGYPTHLALIGDMIPERFRGRASSMVYFSMDISWTLLPVYIGYASALAGISWAFRGFSLFAFGASILVYFFLWKRIGQKKGIHLH
- a CDS encoding transcription repressor NadR encodes the protein MKGPERRKRISNILNTSQSAVKGNELAETFNVSRQVIVQDIALLRAEGHNIIATPQGYMMLSPHQPSSLRSIMCNHTGIKEMKEELDIMVDNGATVIDVMVEHPVYGEIIGNLMLRNHEDVEEFIEKVIQTKAEPLSILTRGAHFHTLEVPNDATFQKIIAALKKKGYLMD
- a CDS encoding PTS transporter subunit IIC, encoding MLSNKNLRSYAINVFNGMALGLFASLIIGLILKQLGAFLSIPILEHFGKIAQLLMAPAIGAGVALSVKSPPLGVFAASIAAAIGAGSINFTDNGAILTIGEPMGALVGSLVGAEVTKLIAGKTKVDIVLVPAATILAGGLAGYLTGPWIAQGMNFLGALINTATRLHPFPMGILVSVLMGIILTLPISSAALAIALGLNGLAAGAATVGCCCQMIGFAAQSYKDNGVGGLISQGLGTSMIQIPNIIRNPWIWVPPTLASAILGPVATMVFKMENNKVGAGMGTSGLVGQFGTIATMGGSGWVGIVTLHFLLPALLSTLFCLILLKVKKIRPGDMRL